In one Chryseobacterium camelliae genomic region, the following are encoded:
- a CDS encoding lipocalin family protein has translation MKKLALLFAGLSLLSISACKDDDAEQVFPLAGTWSPIKEVRTTIPASGGGVSDEITYTDCEKASRWVFNEGSTGKRKDSDDDPVNAGQCIVSPDRTFTYIYNEDKSIQIKYMGTVEPDKGKVTLLNETTLNLAIEDKTDPTVYKSVTYTMKRISQ, from the coding sequence ATGAAGAAATTAGCATTGCTATTTGCAGGTTTATCATTATTGTCTATCTCTGCTTGTAAGGATGATGATGCTGAGCAAGTGTTCCCGTTGGCTGGAACATGGTCTCCGATTAAGGAGGTAAGAACAACAATTCCTGCTTCAGGAGGTGGTGTTTCGGATGAGATTACATATACTGATTGTGAAAAAGCCTCTAGATGGGTTTTTAACGAAGGTTCTACAGGTAAAAGAAAAGATAGTGATGATGATCCGGTGAACGCAGGACAATGTATTGTGTCTCCAGATCGTACATTTACCTATATCTATAATGAAGATAAAAGTATCCAGATAAAATATATGGGAACAGTGGAACCGGATAAAGGTAAAGTAACTCTTCTTAACGAAACTACTTTGAATCTTGCTATTGAAGATAAAACTGATCCTACAGTGTATAAATCTGT
- a CDS encoding glycosyltransferase family 2 protein — MPLVSIITPCYNSSRFLEETIASVMNQTFTDWEWLITDDCSSDNSVDIIKKINDSRIKLTIADENGGAGHARNISLKKASGRYITFLDADDFWEPEFLNEMIRFMEKEQAEIAYSNYARCNAELIPQLEDFKADKEVTFQNLLKTCRLSLLSSMYDAQRVGIEYFPEGSKREDHVMWLNLLKKINSGKPLPKTMAKYRMHSNSISRKKQNIIKDQYLVYREHMQFSTIQSLYYTANWAINGFLKYSKIFN; from the coding sequence ATGCCATTAGTTTCCATCATTACTCCATGTTATAATTCTTCCAGATTTTTGGAAGAAACCATTGCATCAGTAATGAATCAAACATTCACAGACTGGGAATGGCTGATTACTGACGACTGCTCCTCAGACAATTCTGTTGACATCATCAAAAAAATAAATGATTCGAGAATAAAGCTTACCATTGCCGATGAAAACGGGGGAGCCGGACACGCAAGAAATATATCATTAAAAAAAGCATCAGGAAGATATATTACATTTCTGGATGCAGATGATTTTTGGGAACCCGAATTCCTCAACGAAATGATTCGTTTTATGGAAAAGGAACAAGCAGAAATTGCTTACTCAAACTATGCAAGATGCAATGCTGAACTTATTCCCCAACTCGAAGATTTCAAGGCTGACAAAGAAGTTACTTTTCAAAACCTCTTAAAAACATGCAGGCTTTCTCTATTGTCTTCCATGTATGATGCTCAGAGAGTCGGAATAGAATATTTTCCTGAAGGAAGCAAACGGGAAGACCATGTCATGTGGCTGAATTTATTAAAGAAAATCAATTCCGGGAAACCATTACCCAAAACCATGGCGAAGTACAGAATGCATTCGAACAGCATCTCAAGAAAAAAACAAAATATTATTAAAGATCAATATCTGGTTTACAGGGAGCATATGCAATTTTCTACAATACAATCTTTGTATTATACTGCCAACTGGGCAATTAACGGATTTTTAAAATACTCTAAAATATTCAACTGA
- a CDS encoding deoxyuridine 5'-triphosphate nucleotidohydrolase, translated as MEYSKEFKAAISNFSSLEKDRLIFRLLKKDKLLSKKLYFELIDPENTDQKRAQMEDNIREKLLLLSKYLLNHKYYLMHIRKISSEITEHVKVTTDKYGEVSLNLFLINEILENNDKLNTQRFDNVYKLYLYLINKIIKSFILTKKLDEDYWMEIDEHLRAIQQKIENNHYLKKLCINNGLKLNWFTTENIPSNIDQIAKDLKNQGFLR; from the coding sequence ATGGAATACTCAAAAGAGTTCAAGGCAGCAATCAGCAACTTTTCTTCTTTGGAAAAAGACAGGTTAATTTTCAGATTATTAAAAAAAGACAAACTGCTTTCAAAAAAATTATATTTTGAGCTTATTGATCCGGAAAACACAGATCAGAAAAGAGCCCAGATGGAAGACAATATCCGTGAAAAACTACTGCTTTTAAGTAAGTATTTACTGAATCATAAATATTACCTGATGCATATCCGAAAAATAAGCAGCGAAATTACGGAACATGTGAAGGTAACCACAGACAAATACGGAGAAGTTTCACTGAATCTTTTTCTTATCAATGAAATTTTAGAAAACAATGATAAACTGAATACTCAGAGATTTGATAATGTTTATAAACTCTATCTTTACCTCATCAACAAAATCATCAAAAGTTTTATCCTAACTAAAAAACTAGATGAAGATTACTGGATGGAAATTGATGAACATTTAAGAGCGATACAGCAAAAAATAGAAAACAATCATTATTTGAAAAAACTCTGCATCAATAACGGTTTAAAGCTTAACTGGTTTACCACAGAAAACATTCCTTCGAACATTGATCAGATCGCAAAAGATCTTAAAAACCAAGGATTTCTACGATGA
- a CDS encoding 3-deoxy-D-manno-octulosonic acid transferase yields MSFFYNIFINLLIFGMKVFSWFNDKTKKGVEGRKESLQRVKSAFNESDEVIWMHAASLGEYEQGLPVLEQLKKEFPACKILVTFFSPSGYENVIKKKHIADVICYLPFDRKKDVKDFVSAFSVKLFFTVKYDFWYNLLSELKKKGAKIYVISALFYERQAFFTTYGKWFVKQLNDTVEWFFHQNQHSYVLAKSIGLINSSVTGDTRFDRVKQLRERNNHVDFITDFIAGEKAVIFGSSWHAEEKIAEMLIAKNNEIKLIIAPHDLKRVHHLKQVFPESILYSEIKDVQMLKNSDAQILIVDSIGLLSKLYSYADIAIVGGGFHDAGLHNILEAATFGIPVIFGNHYKKNPEADDLIQANGGKSFETENVATQFVLSLIANEEILKEMSVNAANFVTEKPNSTELILRKIISS; encoded by the coding sequence TACAAAGGGTGAAATCTGCTTTCAATGAGTCTGATGAGGTCATCTGGATGCATGCTGCGAGTTTAGGAGAATATGAGCAGGGGTTACCTGTTTTAGAACAACTAAAAAAAGAATTTCCTGCCTGTAAAATATTAGTGACATTTTTCTCTCCTTCCGGATATGAAAATGTGATTAAGAAAAAGCATATTGCCGATGTGATTTGTTATTTGCCGTTTGATCGAAAGAAAGACGTAAAAGATTTTGTGTCGGCTTTTTCAGTTAAACTATTTTTTACGGTGAAATATGATTTTTGGTATAACCTGTTAAGTGAATTAAAAAAGAAGGGCGCAAAAATATACGTGATTTCGGCATTGTTTTACGAAAGACAAGCTTTTTTTACAACCTATGGAAAATGGTTTGTAAAACAGCTTAATGATACGGTAGAGTGGTTTTTTCATCAGAATCAGCATTCGTATGTTTTGGCAAAAAGTATAGGTCTTATTAATTCTTCTGTAACGGGTGATACGAGGTTTGACAGAGTAAAACAGCTTCGAGAAAGAAATAATCATGTAGATTTTATAACAGATTTCATAGCAGGAGAAAAAGCCGTGATTTTTGGGAGCTCGTGGCATGCAGAAGAGAAAATAGCTGAAATGCTAATTGCCAAAAACAATGAAATTAAACTGATTATTGCTCCGCATGATTTGAAAAGAGTTCATCATTTGAAGCAGGTTTTTCCTGAATCAATTCTTTACAGTGAAATTAAAGACGTTCAGATGCTTAAAAATTCAGACGCTCAAATTCTTATTGTCGACAGTATCGGGTTGCTTTCCAAACTGTATTCTTATGCGGATATTGCCATTGTGGGCGGAGGTTTTCATGATGCAGGCCTTCATAATATTCTAGAGGCAGCAACGTTCGGTATTCCTGTAATTTTCGGAAATCATTACAAAAAGAATCCGGAAGCAGATGATCTTATCCAAGCAAACGGAGGCAAATCATTTGAAACTGAAAATGTAGCGACGCAATTTGTTCTTTCGTTGATCGCTAATGAAGAGATCTTAAAAGAAATGTCTGTTAATGCTGCCAATTTTGTTACAGAAAAGCCAAACTCTACGGAATTGATTTTGAGGAAAATAATATCATCGTAG